The Athalia rosae chromosome 7, iyAthRosa1.1, whole genome shotgun sequence genome window below encodes:
- the LOC125501808 gene encoding myosin-9-like isoform X4 has product MKKFDAERSARREEELRAEIQKLKGALEAKIAEGAAQKSENLQLKGALQTKIAEGAAQKAEIQKLKGALQTKIAEGAAQKSENVELEDALQTKIAEGAAQKAEIQKLKGALQTKIAEGAAQKSENVELEDALQTKIAEGAAQKSENVELEDALQTKIAEGAAQKAEIQKLKGALEAKIAEGAAQKAEIQKLKGALEAKKETEGQAQAPVPEKTEVIAASTPALIAQPRMHARSRSRSPRPFTLAEDLQILRYLTEGAEGRLARFRGMTVWQELAATELLPGRSAHTLSGRFRKVILNRIEDYSDLPERVRSAVIAERDGPGIEWL; this is encoded by the exons atgaaaaaatttgacgccGAAAGGTCGGCCCGGCGGGAAGAAGAGCTAAGG gctgaaattcaaaaattgaaaggtgCATTGGAAGCGAA GATTGCCGAAGGCGCGGCACAAAAG AGTGAAAATCTTCAATTAAAGGGTGCATTGCAGACAAA GATTGCCGAAGGCGCGGCACAAAAG gctgaaattcaaaaattgaaaggtgCATTGCAGACAAA GATTGCCGAAGGCGCGGCACAAAAG AGTGAAAATGTCGAATTAGAGGATGCATTGCAGACAAA GATTGCCGAAGGCGCGGCACAAAAG gctgaaattcaaaaattgaaaggtgCATTGCAGACAAA GATTGCCGAAGGCGCGGCACAAAAG AGTGAAAATGTCGAATTAGAGGATGCATTGCAGACAAA GATTGCCGAAGGCGCGGCACAAAAG AGTGAAAATGTCGAATTAGAGGATGCATTGCAGACAAA GATTGCCGAAGGCGCGGCACAAAAG gctgaaattcaaaaattgaaaggtgCATTGGAAGCGAA GATTGCCGAAGGCGCGGCACAAAAG gctgaaattcaaaaattgaaaggtgCATTGGAAGCGAA AAAAGAAACAGAGGGTCAGGCCCAGGCTCCGGTCCCTGAGAAGACTGAGGTGATCGCCGCATCGACCCCAGCTCTAATCGCCCAGCCCCGGATGCATGCACGGTCGCGCTCTAGGTCCCC GCGACCTTTTACTTTAGCGGAGGATCTGCAGATCCTCCGCTATTTGACGGAGGGGGCCGAGGGGCGCTTGGCCCGATTCCGGGGCATGACCGTTTGGCAAGAGCTGGCCGCGACCGAA ctTCTACCGGGGAGGTCTGCTCATACATTGAGCGGCCGATTCAGGAAGGTGATCCTGAATCGGATCGAGGACTACTCCGATCTCCCCGAAAGAGTTCGGTCGGCGGTGATCGCCGAACGGGACGGACCAGGGATAGAATGGCTGTAG
- the LOC125501808 gene encoding myosin-9-like isoform X5 has translation MKKFDAERSARREEELRAEIQKLKGALEAKIAEGAAQKSENVELEDALQTKIAEGAAQKAEIQKLKGALQTKIAEGAAQKSENVELEDALQTKIAEGAAQKAEIQKLKGALQTKIAEGAAQKSENVELEDALQTKIAEGAAQKAEIQKLKGALEAKIAEGAAQKAEIQKLKGALEAKKETEGQAQAPVPEKTEVIAASTPALIAQPRMHARSRSRSPRPFTLAEDLQILRYLTEGAEGRLARFRGMTVWQELAATELLPGRSAHTLSGRFRKVILNRIEDYSDLPERVRSAVIAERDGPGIEWL, from the exons atgaaaaaatttgacgccGAAAGGTCGGCCCGGCGGGAAGAAGAGCTAAGG gctgaaattcaaaaattgaaaggtgCATTGGAAGCGAA GATTGCCGAAGGCGCGGCACAAAAG AGTGAAAATGTCGAATTAGAGGATGCATTGCAGACAAA GATTGCCGAAGGCGCGGCACAAAAG gctgaaattcaaaaattgaaaggtgCATTGCAGACAAA GATTGCCGAAGGCGCGGCACAAAAG AGTGAAAATGTCGAATTAGAGGATGCATTGCAGACAAA GATTGCCGAAGGCGCGGCACAAAAG gctgaaattcaaaaattgaaaggtgCATTGCAGACAAA GATTGCCGAAGGCGCGGCACAAAAG AGTGAAAATGTCGAATTAGAGGATGCATTGCAGACAAA GATTGCCGAAGGCGCGGCACAAAAG gctgaaattcaaaaattgaaaggtgCATTGGAAGCGAA GATTGCCGAAGGCGCGGCACAAAAG gctgaaattcaaaaattgaaaggtgCATTGGAAGCGAA AAAAGAAACAGAGGGTCAGGCCCAGGCTCCGGTCCCTGAGAAGACTGAGGTGATCGCCGCATCGACCCCAGCTCTAATCGCCCAGCCCCGGATGCATGCACGGTCGCGCTCTAGGTCCCC GCGACCTTTTACTTTAGCGGAGGATCTGCAGATCCTCCGCTATTTGACGGAGGGGGCCGAGGGGCGCTTGGCCCGATTCCGGGGCATGACCGTTTGGCAAGAGCTGGCCGCGACCGAA ctTCTACCGGGGAGGTCTGCTCATACATTGAGCGGCCGATTCAGGAAGGTGATCCTGAATCGGATCGAGGACTACTCCGATCTCCCCGAAAGAGTTCGGTCGGCGGTGATCGCCGAACGGGACGGACCAGGGATAGAATGGCTGTAG
- the LOC125501808 gene encoding myosin heavy chain, skeletal muscle, adult-like isoform X1, whose protein sequence is MKKFDAERSARREEELRAEIQKLKGALEAKIAEGAAQKSENLQLKGALQTKIAEGAAQKAEIQKLKGALQTKIAEGAAQKSENVELEDALQTKIAEGAAQKAEIQKLKGALQTKIAEGAAQKSENVELEDALQTKIAEGAAQKAEIQKLKGALQTKIAEGAAQKSENVELEDALQTKIAEGAAQKAEIQKLKGALEAKIAEGAAQKAEIQKLKGALEAKKETEGQAQAPVPEKTEVIAASTPALIAQPRMHARSRSRSPRPFTLAEDLQILRYLTEGAEGRLARFRGMTVWQELAATELLPGRSAHTLSGRFRKVILNRIEDYSDLPERVRSAVIAERDGPGIEWL, encoded by the exons atgaaaaaatttgacgccGAAAGGTCGGCCCGGCGGGAAGAAGAGCTAAGG gctgaaattcaaaaattgaaaggtgCATTGGAAGCGAA GATTGCCGAAGGCGCGGCACAAAAG AGTGAAAATCTTCAATTAAAGGGTGCATTGCAGACAAA GATTGCCGAAGGCGCGGCACAAAAG gctgaaattcaaaaattgaaaggtgCATTGCAGACAAA GATTGCCGAAGGCGCGGCACAAAAG AGTGAAAATGTCGAATTAGAGGATGCATTGCAGACAAA GATTGCCGAAGGCGCGGCACAAAAG gctgaaattcaaaaattgaaaggtgCATTGCAGACAAA GATTGCCGAAGGCGCGGCACAAAAG AGTGAAAATGTCGAATTAGAGGATGCATTGCAGACAAA GATTGCCGAAGGCGCGGCACAAAAG gctgaaattcaaaaattgaaaggtgCATTGCAGACAAA GATTGCCGAAGGCGCGGCACAAAAG AGTGAAAATGTCGAATTAGAGGATGCATTGCAGACAAA GATTGCCGAAGGCGCGGCACAAAAG gctgaaattcaaaaattgaaaggtgCATTGGAAGCGAA GATTGCCGAAGGCGCGGCACAAAAG gctgaaattcaaaaattgaaaggtgCATTGGAAGCGAA AAAAGAAACAGAGGGTCAGGCCCAGGCTCCGGTCCCTGAGAAGACTGAGGTGATCGCCGCATCGACCCCAGCTCTAATCGCCCAGCCCCGGATGCATGCACGGTCGCGCTCTAGGTCCCC GCGACCTTTTACTTTAGCGGAGGATCTGCAGATCCTCCGCTATTTGACGGAGGGGGCCGAGGGGCGCTTGGCCCGATTCCGGGGCATGACCGTTTGGCAAGAGCTGGCCGCGACCGAA ctTCTACCGGGGAGGTCTGCTCATACATTGAGCGGCCGATTCAGGAAGGTGATCCTGAATCGGATCGAGGACTACTCCGATCTCCCCGAAAGAGTTCGGTCGGCGGTGATCGCCGAACGGGACGGACCAGGGATAGAATGGCTGTAG
- the LOC125501808 gene encoding myosin heavy chain, skeletal muscle, adult-like isoform X2, with product MKKFDAERSARREEELRAEIQKLKGALEAKIAEGAAQKSENLQLKGALQTKIAEGAAQKAEIQKLKGALQTKIAEGAAQKSENVELEDALQTKIAEGAAQKAEIQKLKGALQTKIAEGAAQKSENVELEDALQTKIAEGAAQKAEIQKLKGALQTKIAEGAAQKSENVELEDALQTKIAEGAAQKAEIQKLKGALEAKKETEGQAQAPVPEKTEVIAASTPALIAQPRMHARSRSRSPRPFTLAEDLQILRYLTEGAEGRLARFRGMTVWQELAATELLPGRSAHTLSGRFRKVILNRIEDYSDLPERVRSAVIAERDGPGIEWL from the exons atgaaaaaatttgacgccGAAAGGTCGGCCCGGCGGGAAGAAGAGCTAAGG gctgaaattcaaaaattgaaaggtgCATTGGAAGCGAA GATTGCCGAAGGCGCGGCACAAAAG AGTGAAAATCTTCAATTAAAGGGTGCATTGCAGACAAA GATTGCCGAAGGCGCGGCACAAAAG gctgaaattcaaaaattgaaaggtgCATTGCAGACAAA GATTGCCGAAGGCGCGGCACAAAAG AGTGAAAATGTCGAATTAGAGGATGCATTGCAGACAAA GATTGCCGAAGGCGCGGCACAAAAG gctgaaattcaaaaattgaaaggtgCATTGCAGACAAA GATTGCCGAAGGCGCGGCACAAAAG AGTGAAAATGTCGAATTAGAGGATGCATTGCAGACAAA GATTGCCGAAGGCGCGGCACAAAAG gctgaaattcaaaaattgaaaggtgCATTGCAGACAAA GATTGCCGAAGGCGCGGCACAAAAG AGTGAAAATGTCGAATTAGAGGATGCATTGCAGACAAA GATTGCCGAAGGCGCGGCACAAAAG gctgaaattcaaaaattgaaaggtgCATTGGAAGCGAA AAAAGAAACAGAGGGTCAGGCCCAGGCTCCGGTCCCTGAGAAGACTGAGGTGATCGCCGCATCGACCCCAGCTCTAATCGCCCAGCCCCGGATGCATGCACGGTCGCGCTCTAGGTCCCC GCGACCTTTTACTTTAGCGGAGGATCTGCAGATCCTCCGCTATTTGACGGAGGGGGCCGAGGGGCGCTTGGCCCGATTCCGGGGCATGACCGTTTGGCAAGAGCTGGCCGCGACCGAA ctTCTACCGGGGAGGTCTGCTCATACATTGAGCGGCCGATTCAGGAAGGTGATCCTGAATCGGATCGAGGACTACTCCGATCTCCCCGAAAGAGTTCGGTCGGCGGTGATCGCCGAACGGGACGGACCAGGGATAGAATGGCTGTAG
- the LOC125501808 gene encoding myosin-9-like isoform X3: MKKFDAERSARREEELRAEIQKLKGALEAKIAEGAAQKAEIQKLKGALQTKIAEGAAQKSENVELEDALQTKIAEGAAQKAEIQKLKGALQTKIAEGAAQKSENVELEDALQTKIAEGAAQKAEIQKLKGALQTKIAEGAAQKSENVELEDALQTKIAEGAAQKAEIQKLKGALEAKIAEGAAQKAEIQKLKGALEAKKETEGQAQAPVPEKTEVIAASTPALIAQPRMHARSRSRSPRPFTLAEDLQILRYLTEGAEGRLARFRGMTVWQELAATELLPGRSAHTLSGRFRKVILNRIEDYSDLPERVRSAVIAERDGPGIEWL, translated from the exons atgaaaaaatttgacgccGAAAGGTCGGCCCGGCGGGAAGAAGAGCTAAGG gctgaaattcaaaaattgaaaggtgCATTGGAAGCGAA GATTGCCGAAGGCGCGGCACAAAAG gctgaaattcaaaaattgaaaggtgCATTGCAGACAAA GATTGCCGAAGGCGCGGCACAAAAG AGTGAAAATGTCGAATTAGAGGATGCATTGCAGACAAA GATTGCCGAAGGCGCGGCACAAAAG gctgaaattcaaaaattgaaaggtgCATTGCAGACAAA GATTGCCGAAGGCGCGGCACAAAAG AGTGAAAATGTCGAATTAGAGGATGCATTGCAGACAAA GATTGCCGAAGGCGCGGCACAAAAG gctgaaattcaaaaattgaaaggtgCATTGCAGACAAA GATTGCCGAAGGCGCGGCACAAAAG AGTGAAAATGTCGAATTAGAGGATGCATTGCAGACAAA GATTGCCGAAGGCGCGGCACAAAAG gctgaaattcaaaaattgaaaggtgCATTGGAAGCGAA GATTGCCGAAGGCGCGGCACAAAAG gctgaaattcaaaaattgaaaggtgCATTGGAAGCGAA AAAAGAAACAGAGGGTCAGGCCCAGGCTCCGGTCCCTGAGAAGACTGAGGTGATCGCCGCATCGACCCCAGCTCTAATCGCCCAGCCCCGGATGCATGCACGGTCGCGCTCTAGGTCCCC GCGACCTTTTACTTTAGCGGAGGATCTGCAGATCCTCCGCTATTTGACGGAGGGGGCCGAGGGGCGCTTGGCCCGATTCCGGGGCATGACCGTTTGGCAAGAGCTGGCCGCGACCGAA ctTCTACCGGGGAGGTCTGCTCATACATTGAGCGGCCGATTCAGGAAGGTGATCCTGAATCGGATCGAGGACTACTCCGATCTCCCCGAAAGAGTTCGGTCGGCGGTGATCGCCGAACGGGACGGACCAGGGATAGAATGGCTGTAG